One genomic window of Desulfovibrio desulfuricans includes the following:
- a CDS encoding flavin reductase family protein yields the protein MERKKIIVAEYAKNILEALPKGILLTSKADGRVNSMTIGWGTLGIDWSSPVFVAYVREHRFTRELLDKNPEFTVNVPFGEYSKKILGICGSKCGRNLDKISEAGLTLVDSELVSVPAIKELPLTLECKIVYKQKQDLPSLITEYQSKFYPQDVDGSAVGANRDAHIAYYGEIVTAYILQ from the coding sequence ATGGAAAGGAAAAAAATTATTGTTGCCGAATACGCCAAAAATATTCTTGAAGCTCTGCCCAAGGGTATATTGCTTACCTCAAAGGCAGATGGCCGGGTGAACAGCATGACCATTGGCTGGGGAACCCTCGGCATTGACTGGTCCAGCCCGGTATTTGTGGCCTATGTGCGCGAGCACCGCTTTACACGCGAATTGCTGGATAAAAATCCAGAATTTACGGTCAATGTGCCCTTTGGCGAATACAGCAAAAAAATCCTCGGCATTTGCGGCTCCAAATGCGGGCGCAATCTGGATAAAATTTCTGAAGCAGGCCTGACTCTTGTGGATTCAGAACTTGTTTCTGTGCCCGCCATCAAGGAGCTGCCCCTCACCCTTGAGTGCAAGATCGTATACAAGCAGAAGCAGGATCTCCCCAGCCTGATCACCGAATACCAGTCAAAGTTTTATCCTCAGGATGTTGACGGCTCCGCAGTTGGAGCAAACCGGGATGCGCACATAGCCTATTATGGCGAAATTGTCACCGC